Proteins encoded in a region of the Bombiscardovia apis genome:
- a CDS encoding dihydroneopterin aldolase, which yields MDSIRLTGIRATPRQLVGQSNCTYLVDATLYLDVNDAAAHDDLTKTVDYAQVVRRIVSLIGSLEVVLLETVAVRVADSILLSHQVRRVQVCVHRLNATQAAGLDIDDVSVTIEREASSQQPVSPAALASGQASEYGRYSSFPLDGSSAGFNGEQDYAQLQATADSDDASHRAVIAMSGNVGRVQDAMRTAIVSLDGVPGSQILGISPLYTREGHGQPDYLCAVVIIETALGPVDMLSALNMIESAHGRSHDLQLPSYPLDLLLVDVDDKAWGIEDMLSDREQALQWATGIADDKLSLPYPQAWQRAEILQPWASIDPEAHLSGTHAGSVAQLAQLAPNADEVTLCSDSWILGGSA from the coding sequence GTGGATTCCATACGGTTGACCGGTATCCGCGCCACTCCTCGCCAGCTTGTAGGCCAGTCAAACTGTACGTACTTGGTAGATGCAACGCTCTATCTTGATGTCAACGATGCTGCCGCTCACGACGATTTGACCAAGACGGTCGATTACGCGCAAGTGGTCAGGCGTATCGTATCTTTAATTGGAAGCTTAGAAGTAGTCTTACTCGAGACCGTTGCAGTGCGCGTTGCCGATTCCATTTTGCTATCCCACCAAGTGCGCCGGGTTCAAGTGTGTGTGCATCGGCTGAATGCTACTCAAGCTGCTGGCCTCGATATAGACGATGTCAGCGTGACGATTGAACGCGAAGCCAGCTCGCAGCAGCCCGTCTCGCCAGCCGCCCTTGCATCCGGCCAGGCAAGCGAATACGGCCGTTATTCGTCGTTCCCGTTAGACGGTTCCAGCGCAGGCTTCAATGGTGAGCAAGACTATGCTCAACTGCAGGCAACTGCGGACTCAGATGATGCAAGCCACCGGGCAGTGATTGCTATGAGCGGCAATGTCGGCCGGGTACAAGATGCCATGCGTACGGCGATAGTCTCGCTCGATGGAGTGCCCGGCAGCCAAATCTTGGGCATCTCTCCGCTCTATACCCGCGAAGGGCACGGTCAGCCAGACTATTTGTGCGCGGTAGTCATTATTGAGACTGCCCTAGGGCCAGTAGACATGCTTTCAGCTCTTAATATGATAGAGTCGGCCCACGGTCGCTCTCATGACTTGCAATTACCTTCTTACCCGCTTGACCTGCTGCTCGTCGACGTAGACGATAAAGCATGGGGTATAGAAGATATGCTGAGCGACCGCGAGCAGGCTCTACAGTGGGCGACCGGGATTGCGGACGATAAGTTAAGTCTTCCATATCCGCAGGCTTGGCAGCGGGCTGAGATTCTACAACCTTGGGCCAGTATCGACCCCGAAGCTCATCTGAGTGGCACGCATGCTGGCTCTGTAGCTCAACTGGCTCAACTGGCGCCCAATGCAGATGAAGTCACACTATGCTCTGATTCGTGGATTTTAGGAGGTTCGGCATGA
- the ettA gene encoding energy-dependent translational throttle protein EttA: MAEFIYQMIKARKSFGDRAILDDVTLSFLPGAKIGVVGPNGMGKSTLLRIMAGLDTVTNGEAQLTPGFTVGILQQEPPLDEDKTVGENIKLAFGDIIDKVNRFNQIGEEMANPDADYDSLMAEMGKLQEEIDAADGWDLDSQLEQAMDALQCPDPDTPVSVISGGERRRVALCKLLLEAPDLLLLDEPTNHLDAESILWLEQYLHTYKGAVLAVTHDRYFLDNVAEWICEVDRGHLYPYQGNYTTYLETKAKRLEVQGQKDARLAKRLTSELEWVRSSPKARQAKNKARLERYEQMEDEARRNQKLDFSEIQIPPGPRLGSKVLEAEHIHKAFGERVLIDDLSFTLPRNGIVGVIGPNGVGKSTLFKTIVGMEPVTSGDLEVGDTVKISYVDQNREGIDPNKNLWEVVSDGNDFMEVGGIEVPTRAYVASFGFKGSDQQKPAGVLSGGERNRLNLALTLKQGGNLLLLDEPTNDLDVETLESLENALLAFPGCAVVISHDRWFLDRVATHILAWEGTDDNPANWYWYEGNFQAYQENKVQRLGEEASRPHRIHRKLTR; encoded by the coding sequence TTGGCTGAGTTTATTTATCAAATGATCAAGGCGCGCAAGTCCTTTGGGGATCGCGCAATCTTGGACGACGTGACCTTGAGCTTCCTGCCCGGCGCCAAAATTGGCGTTGTGGGCCCCAACGGCATGGGCAAATCGACACTTTTGCGCATCATGGCTGGGCTAGACACCGTTACAAACGGTGAGGCCCAGCTCACACCTGGCTTTACGGTCGGCATTTTGCAACAGGAACCGCCTCTAGACGAGGATAAGACCGTCGGTGAGAACATCAAGCTAGCTTTTGGCGACATCATCGACAAAGTTAATCGTTTCAATCAAATTGGCGAAGAAATGGCCAATCCTGATGCCGATTATGACTCGCTAATGGCCGAGATGGGCAAGCTGCAAGAAGAGATTGACGCTGCTGACGGCTGGGATTTAGATTCTCAGTTGGAGCAGGCAATGGACGCCCTCCAGTGCCCTGACCCTGATACTCCAGTTTCGGTTATTTCCGGTGGCGAGCGCCGCCGTGTAGCCTTGTGCAAGCTCCTCTTGGAAGCTCCAGACCTACTCTTGCTCGACGAGCCCACTAACCATTTGGACGCTGAGTCGATTCTGTGGTTAGAGCAGTATCTGCACACCTACAAGGGCGCTGTCTTGGCCGTGACCCACGACCGCTACTTCCTCGACAACGTAGCAGAATGGATCTGCGAGGTCGACCGTGGTCACCTCTACCCCTACCAAGGCAATTACACCACGTATTTGGAGACCAAGGCTAAGCGTCTTGAAGTCCAGGGCCAGAAGGATGCCCGACTTGCCAAGCGCCTCACCTCGGAATTGGAGTGGGTTCGCTCCTCCCCTAAGGCTCGTCAGGCCAAGAACAAGGCCCGCTTGGAACGCTATGAGCAGATGGAAGATGAAGCGCGGCGTAATCAAAAGCTGGACTTCTCTGAGATTCAGATTCCACCGGGGCCCCGCCTGGGCTCTAAGGTCTTGGAAGCTGAGCATATCCACAAGGCCTTTGGCGAGCGCGTTCTCATCGACGACCTCTCCTTTACCCTGCCCCGCAACGGTATTGTGGGCGTTATCGGCCCCAACGGCGTTGGTAAGTCCACACTTTTCAAGACCATCGTGGGCATGGAGCCAGTCACTTCCGGCGATTTGGAAGTCGGCGACACGGTCAAGATTTCTTATGTGGATCAGAACCGCGAAGGTATTGACCCCAATAAGAACCTGTGGGAAGTGGTCTCGGATGGCAACGATTTCATGGAAGTTGGCGGCATTGAGGTTCCTACCCGCGCCTACGTTGCCTCCTTCGGCTTCAAGGGGTCTGACCAGCAGAAACCAGCCGGAGTCCTCTCCGGTGGTGAGCGCAACAGGCTCAATCTGGCTTTGACCTTGAAGCAGGGCGGCAATTTGCTCCTGCTCGATGAGCCTACCAATGATTTAGACGTGGAGACCTTGGAGTCGCTGGAGAATGCCCTGCTGGCCTTCCCTGGCTGCGCTGTGGTCATTTCCCACGACCGCTGGTTCCTCGACCGCGTAGCCACCCATATCTTGGCTTGGGAGGGCACGGACGACAATCCTGCTAACTGGTACTGGTATGAGGGCAACTTCCAGGCCTATCAGGAAAACAAGGTCCAGCGCCTGGGCGAGGAAGCTTCGCGCCCCCACCGCATCCACCGCAAGCTCACCCGTTAA
- a CDS encoding acyl-CoA thioesterase, with protein MPMAEAVTPLAEAIRALSVQPGETQDGSLSGSNLPFPTGRIYGGQIMAQSIMAAAQSVPEDRTPNSVHGYYIRTGLLDQDVRFDVTNLRDGRSYSTRMVDASQPERPILKTMVSFQVSGQDGMEYADPMSADLPAPESLKSAKDLMMPFADKSPFAAYYAKQSPFDIRHITPTIMLGPDNQARAKDSGRQLVWMRADGQATMSQTLQRAMMALGCDQIMMEPALRRTGLSIATPGISYASIDHSMWWYKDVDVCSWMLFEQDTTVAAHGRALCTARVYDQEGDLLAAMTQEAMIRIPQA; from the coding sequence ATACCTATGGCAGAAGCAGTAACACCTTTAGCAGAAGCAATCCGCGCTCTGAGCGTACAACCCGGAGAGACGCAAGACGGAAGCTTGAGTGGAAGTAATCTACCCTTCCCTACTGGGCGCATTTACGGCGGACAGATTATGGCTCAGTCCATCATGGCCGCAGCCCAGAGTGTGCCTGAGGATCGCACTCCGAACTCAGTGCACGGCTATTACATTCGCACTGGACTCCTCGATCAAGATGTGCGATTCGACGTAACTAACCTGCGCGACGGCCGCTCCTACTCAACCCGTATGGTAGACGCATCCCAACCAGAGCGCCCCATTCTTAAGACAATGGTTTCCTTCCAAGTTAGCGGTCAAGACGGCATGGAATATGCTGACCCCATGTCCGCTGATCTCCCCGCTCCGGAAAGCCTAAAGTCTGCCAAAGATTTGATGATGCCCTTTGCAGACAAGTCACCTTTTGCGGCTTATTATGCCAAGCAGTCCCCCTTCGACATTCGCCATATTACGCCCACGATTATGCTCGGACCAGATAACCAGGCTCGGGCTAAGGACAGCGGCCGCCAGCTCGTTTGGATGCGTGCCGACGGCCAGGCTACCATGTCTCAAACCCTTCAACGGGCCATGATGGCACTGGGCTGCGATCAGATTATGATGGAGCCGGCCCTGCGCCGCACCGGGCTTTCAATCGCTACTCCCGGAATTTCTTACGCTTCTATTGACCACTCTATGTGGTGGTATAAGGATGTAGATGTGTGCTCATGGATGCTTTTTGAGCAAGACACGACGGTTGCTGCGCACGGTCGCGCCCTATGCACGGCCCGAGTTTACGACCAAGAGGGCGATCTACTGGCAGCCATGACCCAAGAGGCCATGATTCGGATACCGCAGGCCTGA
- a CDS encoding DUF3180 domain-containing protein, whose amino-acid sequence MNMKRTPATYYLLAVGLGLIGGVCLAQASERWQLNMLGAPWLVSALLLIAGIIIVLMARQVHKYAKGERKEMDPQFAVNALLLSKALGIACSALLGWYGGQALMSLSHWEAPFYKHIIIECAIAVVVCFIDIILGAVGEWFCQLPPNDGPESPKKRQQSERRRLATTAEKQLPKTADTQPPSRQ is encoded by the coding sequence ATGAACATGAAACGTACCCCGGCCACCTACTACCTCCTGGCTGTTGGTCTAGGACTCATTGGCGGTGTTTGCCTAGCTCAGGCGAGCGAGCGTTGGCAGCTCAATATGCTGGGGGCTCCTTGGTTAGTTTCTGCCCTCCTGCTCATCGCTGGCATTATCATCGTTTTAATGGCACGGCAGGTCCACAAATATGCCAAGGGCGAACGCAAGGAGATGGACCCGCAATTCGCGGTCAACGCACTCCTGCTGTCAAAAGCTTTGGGAATCGCTTGTTCGGCTCTTTTAGGCTGGTATGGCGGGCAAGCGCTCATGTCGCTCAGCCACTGGGAAGCACCCTTCTACAAGCACATCATCATCGAGTGTGCCATTGCCGTCGTGGTGTGCTTTATTGACATCATTCTAGGAGCAGTAGGGGAGTGGTTTTGCCAGTTGCCTCCAAATGATGGCCCTGAAAGCCCCAAGAAACGTCAGCAGAGCGAGCGCCGGCGCCTAGCTACGACTGCTGAAAAGCAGTTGCCCAAGACCGCCGACACCCAGCCTCCAAGCCGCCAGTAA
- a CDS encoding ECF transporter S component has product MQTPITPSTHTPQSSGKTPTPATALSLRWRPVDIAVGAALGVVSGLIYWAASALSSWVFPLMTALLPGLAGLLHGLFYFPVTLDLLIIRKPGAAIYANLVAVFVEILFGNAYGSGLIVIEALVQGLCAEIVFAIFRYRRWTLGVTCAAGLLVGMVYNAFLLAFFYQGVSFLSPRGIIGTVCEAISAIVLAGVLSWIMFKAIAKTGALDRFASGRAVRAE; this is encoded by the coding sequence ATGCAAACACCAATAACTCCCTCTACTCATACTCCTCAATCCTCGGGCAAGACCCCTACCCCCGCAACGGCTCTATCGCTGCGCTGGCGGCCGGTCGACATTGCGGTCGGTGCTGCGCTCGGCGTGGTTTCCGGCCTCATCTATTGGGCTGCTTCCGCACTTTCCTCTTGGGTTTTCCCTCTCATGACGGCTCTGCTACCTGGCTTAGCTGGTCTTCTGCATGGATTGTTTTACTTTCCGGTCACGCTCGACCTGCTCATTATTCGCAAGCCCGGGGCCGCAATCTACGCCAATCTCGTAGCCGTCTTCGTAGAGATTCTCTTCGGCAACGCTTACGGCTCGGGGCTGATTGTGATTGAAGCTCTTGTGCAGGGCCTATGCGCTGAGATTGTGTTCGCTATCTTCCGCTATCGGCGTTGGACCTTGGGAGTTACTTGTGCCGCCGGACTGTTGGTGGGCATGGTTTACAATGCCTTCCTGCTGGCCTTCTTCTACCAGGGAGTTTCGTTCTTGAGCCCGCGCGGTATCATCGGCACCGTCTGTGAAGCTATCAGCGCAATAGTTTTAGCCGGGGTCTTGAGTTGGATAATGTTTAAAGCAATCGCTAAAACAGGCGCATTGGACCGTTTCGCT